The DNA segment TTGTGGAATCTATCCCCGACTACATCGATTCGCCCAAGGTgaatactttaaaaatatatataatatgaaatgactaccttgtacctatgtttgtcctctgtagttgtgtgtatttctttgtttgctgaaatccatacYTTTTCAATAAATGTcaatcaaatacaaccactgaTTTCTTTCCTTGCTGAGATTCACTTGGCACATGTGCATTTTTGCTGAGTTGCCATCTTAGCAGCAATGAGCAAACAGTCAGTAGTTATTTGattaacatttattgaaaaaatatggaTTTCACCAAACAAAGAAGCATggcaactacagaggacaaacataagTACAGGTAGGTGttcatattattataatttttttatattgaCCTTGGGCATATCATGTAGTCTGAGCTAGATtcacaaagcctggtctctgctccACTCCGTTGGTGGAATCTACATAAACCTCCTTCACCATGGATGGAGTCCACTAGACCAGCGGTTCCAAAACTGTGGGGtactcagtccggctttcaacttactctggaaagttgtaatagtagtcaccttgtcctaaagagattacacggttatcaaaacatcatgccagggtaagcccgagtggcgcagaggtttaaggcactgcatctcagtgcaagaggtttcACTACAATCCCTGGTTRgaatccaggctgtatcacatcRGGARGTAATTMGGAGTCKWATAGGGTGGTGRacaattggcccagtgttgtccggggtaggctgtcattgtaaataagaatttgttcttaactgacttgcctaYTTAAATAGAGGTTCAATTTAAACAAATAWCAAAAATAtttaagcctacacaaaacacagcccacattttaagtgtttggaaataatgtaatggtggaaaaacgattggaaccatttccgtgtttgactgtcaggttttatgggtattaggGCTCATACTATGGAAATGTTTTACTTCATTCACTAGAGAATTGTACTTCTAAGTAACCTAGATTAACAATCAGCAGCATTAGCAGAATTGTATAATGTCCGACTGTGGTTGTgttaactcaaatcaaatgttattcccTCAAAATAAATAGTTGACCCTGAAAGGCTCTCAATATTGCCCCACTAGCGCTCgaggctaatgttagttagctatttTCCCGGGAAACTAACAGGCGCGCAATTTGACGTTCCATCTCAAAATCAAAGGCTTATTTTCTTTACACAACGCTTGTAGTAAGTAGCTAGCTATTTTGGAAACATTATACTCAGAGAATTGTAAAAATGTCGTACCATTATTAACTAGCTTGCAAGCCAGGATATATTaccaaaactagctagctaacgttagcttgtaaACAAGCCGCATCGTCGGTGTAAGCGAGCTACGGGTTTTAATTAATGTAACGGCAGTACTAGACAAAATGCAATAACGTAAGCTAGCCAACTAGGTAATGTTACCTGTAGAAGCAGACTTTTCAAATAGCTGTCTTCTATAAGGTTCGTCGTTTTTCATTCCAGTGCAGTTAGTAAAATGTTTCCTGTCCAACCTACTGTCACAGCTGGCTAGTTAATTTCTTATCCACCCACTAACGTTACCTACCTAAcagttagttaacgttagctgaaACAGCGACCCCCACTGTTCTGTCACGCGAAGTGCATTGCCATTGTACCTCTAGATATAAGGCGAAAATCTGAACATTCACATTTATTTCTCATATGTAATCTGAAGATCTGCAAATGGATGCCTTTTTCTTTGACAAGCTGCCTTCCACCTCACAATCAACTCCTAAACCCAGACATGAGACTTCCCAGGTACAGCTATTGATTGACCTTTTCTGACATTATATATCTAGTTACAGTAGATAGTTAAATCCGATTTACATCGTTGATTCTAATAGTTCCGCTGTATGTTCTTGTGATTGCAGATGGATGTATCCTGCCCCCAGATGGACCCTGATGAAGGTCTTGGCACTGACCACGACTCAACCAGTGAGAGATCTTCATCCATGAGCACGGATGAGAGTCAGGAACACCAGATAAGGTATTTAAGTCCCTAGTCAAGACTCTTTATTTTTTCGTGAATAGTTCAAGTCCTACTCCGGTCTCCGTTTCAGCTCATTTATCGCGCGATWTGGAGACACATAGTAAAGGAAGAAACTCAACGGAAAGTCACGTCATCTGTGGAAAGTCAACCAATGCGTTCATGTTGATTTAAGATGAATGAAATAAATGTACTTTCTTGCTTTAAGTTCCAGGATAGATGACATTGGCAAGAAGGTCCAGGACCTGGTTGGGAAGATAAACGACAGCCGCACCATGGACCAGACGATTATGGACAACTTTCAGGACAAGCTAGTGGAAAAGGTATGTACAGTGGgcacaaaaagtatttagtcagccaccaattgtgcaagttggctcctctgtcctccactcgttacctgtattaatggcacctgttaactgttatcagtataaaagacacctgtccaaacctcaaacagtcacactccaaacccactatggccaagaccaaagagctgtcaaaggacaccagaaacaaaattgtagacctgcaccaggctgggaagactgaatttGCAATAgctaagcagcttggtttgaagaaatcaactgtgggagcaattattaggaaatggaagacatacaagaccactgataatctccctcgatctgggctccacgcaagatctcaccccgtggggtcaaaatgatcacaagaacggtgagcaaaaatcccagaaccacacagggggacctagtgaatgacctgcagagagctgggaccaaagtaacaaagcctaccatcagtaacacactacgccaccagggactcaaatcctgcagtgccagacgtgtccaggcccgtctgaagtttgctagagagcatttggatgatccagaagaagattgggagaatgtcagatgaaaccaaaatagaacttttggtaaaaactcaactcgtcgtgtttggaggacaaagaatgctgagttgcatccaaag comes from the Salvelinus sp. IW2-2015 unplaced genomic scaffold, ASM291031v2 Un_scaffold9455, whole genome shotgun sequence genome and includes:
- the LOC139027303 gene encoding synaptonemal complex central element protein 2-like, which translates into the protein MDAFFFDKLPSTSQSTPKPRHETSQMDVSCPQMDPDEGLGTDHDSTSERSSSMSTDESQEHQISSRIDDIGKKVQDLVGKINDSRTMDQTIMDNFQDKLVEKVGEICGQMKEHMYTAYEENSHAMQATLQELTLVLESCSRLNTELHAVSQALAGLNRGLTLHRSTE